Proteins encoded by one window of Chryseobacterium aquaeductus:
- a CDS encoding polysaccharide biosynthesis/export family protein: protein MKIYKYLLFLILPFLVTSCITSKDVKYMQPSESLVINEEGLIPYNIPVYRVTKNDILKLDIVTTPKGDAAQFYSTLNTPNAGGTISVVGAGGIGGNAMVYFTGLKVDSKGDINIFGIGFIKAEGRTIEEISVDIQQKVNENFQEGKSEVRLNTAGITYYILGDIETTGMTGEKTALKNTLTLTEAISINGGLNRTIDRKNVVIYRKLPEGIKKATLDLTREDIMNSPYYYVQNGDEIFLTTQKRSLNGFGKDPVQTIVSGVSVITTALSIYLLLKNL, encoded by the coding sequence ATGAAAATCTATAAGTATTTACTCTTTTTAATTTTACCATTTTTGGTAACTTCTTGCATTACTTCAAAGGATGTGAAGTATATGCAGCCCAGTGAAAGCCTTGTGATCAACGAAGAAGGGCTTATTCCATATAATATTCCGGTGTATAGAGTCACGAAAAATGACATTTTGAAACTTGACATCGTGACAACACCAAAAGGTGATGCCGCACAATTTTATTCTACACTCAATACTCCAAACGCAGGAGGAACTATTTCTGTCGTAGGAGCAGGTGGAATTGGTGGTAATGCGATGGTTTATTTTACAGGATTAAAAGTAGATTCTAAAGGGGATATTAATATTTTCGGCATAGGATTTATAAAAGCAGAAGGAAGAACAATAGAAGAGATAAGCGTAGATATACAACAGAAAGTAAACGAAAATTTTCAGGAAGGCAAATCTGAAGTACGTCTGAATACTGCGGGAATTACCTACTACATTCTCGGAGATATAGAAACCACAGGGATGACAGGAGAAAAAACAGCTCTCAAAAACACTCTTACACTGACGGAAGCAATCTCTATCAATGGAGGTTTGAATAGAACGATAGATCGTAAAAATGTTGTAATTTACAGGAAGTTACCGGAAGGTATTAAAAAAGCCACATTGGATCTTACGCGTGAAGATATTATGAATTCTCCTTATTATTATGTGCAAAACGGTGACGAAATTTTTCTTACTACACAAAAACGTAGCCTGAATGGTTTTGGAAAAGATCCTGTACAAACTATTGTTAGTGGAGTTTCTGTAATCACAACAGCATTGTCAATTTATCTACTTCTTAAAAACCTTTAA
- a CDS encoding exopolysaccharide transport family protein gives MIPEKVASVDRNAVQKEKYGSFALFDVEHFLRKLLKNWYWFIFMLILGYGISWFYGKYYAQSVYSSSLSLSISNSNASYFTPTQSINFIWGQGGNQDGVYLKKMLLSRSHNEYLVKELNYFVNYQTKGLIKSTYLDKDDSPVFLEVDKKHLQQVNYPITIIPKGGNKYEIVLPEEGESTNLYSYDVEGFQSINSFARPANKVIAVNEWYTSPNLRFRLIPNPVTTKINLENIIVNLTTVNDAVNGIISTVGVDFDKEINTIMIISKTGYNLNSTVNFLNKSVEVLQKKRFNDKIKVDLNTELYLKESLETIRKKLDSSGAVLNYLKTSEKLYDITDRDEKSLQKIKELDAKKADILSKMSSLSNIRSSVETQGFDKMISPSAAGFDDGMFTASVSELKALYLKKRELSTIYTPNSEPIKEVNRLIAEAKQNSSGSLRNVYNVYTEQLSKIDQQVAEANSDLLTYPEKQRKYLDAERGYNMIEATYNSLLTRQNDSKMRLATNQSDMSVIDPAKNLGQGPIGPNVKGTKMGIIGGLLALPFAIILIGGLLDSKIRNIKELVSATKIPMLGVIGNNSNDNMLTVLEHPKSSVSEAFRGIRANMRFLASEDGNSKVILVTSSVGGEGKTYVSINLASVLGLSDKKTILLGMDLRKPKIFGDFNIDNKNGISNYLTGEVNVDQIINKTKIPNLDVATSGPIPPNPSELLMSDRNVKLIEELKTRYDFIIIDSPPVGLVADSYELMKHSDANLYVVRHEYTEKYMLKMITEKYHNDEIKHLGFVYNDYVVKQGYGYGYGYGYGYGYGYGYFDEDKNYKEPVIIKIRNFVKAYLDRKK, from the coding sequence ATGATCCCAGAAAAAGTAGCTTCAGTAGATAGAAATGCAGTGCAGAAAGAAAAGTACGGATCTTTCGCTTTATTTGATGTGGAACATTTTTTAAGAAAACTTTTAAAAAATTGGTACTGGTTTATCTTTATGCTGATCTTAGGATATGGTATATCTTGGTTTTACGGTAAATATTATGCGCAGAGCGTATATTCATCTAGCCTTTCGCTAAGTATTTCAAATAGTAATGCAAGCTATTTTACACCTACTCAGTCGATCAACTTTATCTGGGGACAAGGTGGTAATCAGGACGGTGTGTATCTGAAAAAAATGCTTTTGTCCAGATCTCACAATGAATATTTGGTAAAAGAACTTAATTATTTTGTGAATTACCAAACAAAAGGTCTTATAAAATCTACTTATCTTGACAAAGATGATTCTCCCGTTTTCTTGGAAGTAGATAAAAAACATCTGCAACAAGTAAATTATCCTATCACAATTATTCCTAAAGGTGGAAACAAATATGAAATAGTATTACCCGAAGAAGGAGAATCTACTAATCTCTATTCTTACGATGTTGAAGGTTTCCAGAGTATTAACAGTTTCGCAAGACCTGCAAATAAAGTAATTGCAGTAAATGAATGGTATACTTCTCCTAATTTAAGATTCAGGCTGATACCCAATCCTGTCACTACCAAAATTAATTTGGAGAATATCATTGTAAACCTTACAACAGTAAATGATGCTGTAAATGGAATTATAAGCACAGTTGGGGTAGATTTTGATAAAGAAATCAACACCATTATGATTATTTCTAAAACAGGATATAATCTTAATAGTACTGTAAATTTTCTTAATAAATCTGTAGAAGTGTTGCAGAAAAAAAGGTTTAATGATAAAATAAAAGTTGATCTAAATACGGAATTATATCTGAAAGAAAGTCTTGAGACTATACGAAAAAAATTAGATTCGAGCGGTGCTGTTCTTAATTATCTGAAGACTTCAGAAAAGCTTTACGACATAACTGACAGGGACGAGAAATCTCTTCAAAAAATAAAAGAATTGGATGCTAAAAAAGCTGATATTCTAAGTAAAATGTCTTCTCTCAGTAATATTAGAAGTTCTGTCGAGACTCAAGGTTTTGATAAAATGATCAGTCCGTCTGCGGCTGGTTTTGATGATGGAATGTTTACCGCTTCTGTTTCGGAGCTGAAAGCTTTGTATCTGAAAAAAAGAGAGCTTTCCACTATTTACACTCCCAATTCTGAACCGATAAAAGAAGTGAACCGATTGATTGCTGAGGCAAAGCAAAATTCTTCAGGTTCTTTGAGAAATGTCTATAATGTTTACACTGAGCAGCTTTCTAAAATCGATCAGCAGGTAGCGGAAGCAAATTCAGATTTGCTTACTTATCCCGAAAAGCAACGAAAATATCTGGACGCAGAGAGAGGTTACAATATGATTGAGGCAACTTACAACAGTTTGCTTACCAGACAAAACGACAGCAAGATGAGATTGGCAACCAACCAATCTGATATGAGCGTAATCGACCCCGCAAAGAATTTGGGACAAGGCCCAATAGGTCCTAATGTAAAGGGTACAAAAATGGGTATTATAGGAGGATTATTAGCGCTGCCATTTGCAATCATCTTAATAGGCGGTCTTTTAGATAGTAAAATAAGAAATATCAAAGAACTTGTAAGTGCTACTAAAATTCCAATGCTAGGAGTAATTGGAAATAATAGTAACGATAATATGCTTACTGTATTAGAACATCCAAAGTCTTCAGTATCAGAAGCATTCAGAGGTATCAGAGCCAACATGAGATTTTTGGCGAGTGAAGATGGTAATAGTAAAGTGATCTTGGTAACTTCTTCCGTTGGAGGTGAAGGTAAAACTTATGTTTCTATCAATTTAGCATCAGTTTTAGGACTTAGTGATAAAAAGACGATCCTTTTAGGGATGGATCTTAGAAAACCAAAAATATTTGGTGATTTTAATATTGATAATAAAAACGGAATTTCAAATTATCTTACAGGTGAGGTAAATGTTGATCAAATCATCAATAAAACGAAAATTCCCAATCTGGATGTTGCAACTTCAGGTCCTATTCCTCCCAATCCATCTGAACTTTTGATGAGCGACCGAAACGTGAAATTGATAGAAGAACTGAAAACAAGATATGATTTTATTATCATAGATTCTCCACCTGTAGGCTTGGTAGCAGATTCTTACGAACTGATGAAACATTCTGATGCCAATTTGTATGTTGTACGTCATGAATATACCGAAAAGTATATGCTTAAAATGATAACGGAAAAATATCACAATGATGAGATCAAACACTTAGGATTTGTGTATAATGACTACGTTGTAAAACAAGGTTATGGCTATGGTTACGGATATGGTTATGGATATGGTTACGGCTATGGATATTTTGATGAAGATAAAAATTATAAAGAGCCCGTGATCATAAAAATAAGAAACTTTGTAAAAGCTTATTTAGATAGAAAAAAATAG
- a CDS encoding DUF6089 family protein — protein sequence MNKKLLFSFLTLIGTMVSVNAQRNELGIRLGMSNLVGDIGKTNYILQQPLDLDRASEWGVPFYGGLLYRFNFNPHQTVRLDLGYNQVQFSDKAAKEEYRRNRNSFGKNNVYEASVVFEYNLFPVNNEQLSMVSPYIFAGFGGLMFDAPKATLSHDFRRNADGVAQAPIDELDFTTTTEYTMGRKVVGHIPFGVGLKYKFNHGWAIFAEATFRYALTDQLDHSKILGEDLISNYNADILNPSTGGSLLQTGDYFIVSKEREAEFLGRRAVGDTESRDWMNTFSLGLTYSFGRPPCYCD from the coding sequence ATGAATAAAAAATTATTGTTTAGCTTCCTTACCCTTATAGGTACAATGGTAAGTGTAAATGCACAAAGAAATGAATTGGGAATTCGTCTTGGGATGAGTAATTTAGTAGGTGATATAGGGAAAACCAATTATATTCTGCAGCAGCCATTGGATTTGGACAGAGCGTCAGAATGGGGAGTTCCTTTTTATGGTGGTTTGTTATATAGATTCAATTTTAACCCTCATCAGACTGTAAGATTAGATTTAGGATATAATCAGGTACAGTTTAGTGATAAAGCGGCTAAAGAAGAATATAGAAGAAACAGGAATTCATTTGGTAAGAATAATGTTTACGAAGCAAGTGTAGTGTTTGAGTATAATTTATTTCCGGTGAATAATGAGCAGCTAAGTATGGTAAGTCCATATATTTTTGCGGGTTTCGGAGGTTTGATGTTTGATGCTCCCAAAGCAACTTTAAGTCATGACTTCAGAAGAAATGCAGACGGTGTGGCACAAGCTCCAATTGACGAATTAGACTTTACAACTACCACAGAATATACAATGGGTAGAAAAGTTGTTGGCCACATTCCTTTCGGAGTTGGTTTGAAATATAAATTCAATCATGGTTGGGCGATCTTTGCAGAAGCTACTTTTAGATATGCCCTTACAGATCAGTTAGATCACAGTAAAATACTAGGTGAAGATCTTATTTCAAACTATAATGCAGATATTTTAAACCCTTCTACTGGAGGTTCTCTTTTACAGACAGGTGATTACTTTATTGTATCTAAAGAAAGAGAGGCTGAATTTTTAGGTAGGAGAGCAGTGGGAGACACAGAATCAAGAGATTGGATGAATACCTTTAGTTTAGGATTGACCTATTCTTTTGGAAGACCACCATGTTATTGTGATTAA
- the uppS gene encoding polyprenyl diphosphate synthase has protein sequence MSLIKEKIDTENLPQHVAIIMDGNGRWAKSRGEERTFGHKNAINAVRNAINACNEINIPYLTLYTFSSENWKRPTYEVNTLMSLLTETLLLEAEEIFSKGLRMHVIGNLEKLPPMVREQLLKVVDLTKENTKGNLVLAISYGSQNEILNAVKNISSDVKEGKVDIENIDEKLFENYLYTKDFPPVDLLIRTSGEIRVSNFLLWQIAYAELQFLNVLWPDFSKDIFFQCIVDYQNKERRYGLTGEQIQIQ, from the coding sequence ATGTCGTTGATTAAAGAAAAAATAGATACCGAGAATCTACCGCAGCATGTAGCTATCATTATGGATGGTAATGGAAGATGGGCAAAATCTCGTGGTGAAGAAAGAACATTTGGTCACAAAAATGCAATTAATGCAGTAAGAAATGCAATTAATGCGTGTAATGAGATCAATATCCCTTATCTTACCCTCTACACATTTTCCTCAGAAAATTGGAAACGTCCCACTTATGAAGTAAATACATTGATGAGCTTGCTCACCGAGACCTTACTTTTGGAAGCAGAAGAAATCTTCAGCAAAGGATTGAGAATGCATGTGATTGGAAATTTAGAGAAATTACCTCCTATGGTAAGAGAGCAACTTTTAAAAGTTGTAGATCTCACAAAAGAAAACACAAAAGGAAATTTAGTTTTGGCAATCAGCTATGGTTCGCAAAACGAAATCCTGAATGCCGTAAAAAATATCAGCTCAGACGTAAAAGAAGGAAAAGTTGATATAGAAAATATTGATGAAAAGTTATTTGAAAATTATCTTTATACAAAAGATTTTCCACCTGTAGATTTGTTGATAAGAACCAGTGGCGAAATTAGAGTAAGCAATTTTCTGCTCTGGCAGATTGCGTATGCAGAATTGCAGTTTCTCAATGTTTTGTGGCCGGATTTCTCAAAAGATATTTTTTTCCAATGTATTGTAGATTATCAAAACAAGGAAAGAAGATATGGCCTTACAGGCGAGCAGATACAAATCCAGTAA
- the bamA gene encoding outer membrane protein assembly factor BamA, translated as MKFRLLPIIMFAASAHFYGQVTPQDSTQVNTTSVLAENQTGTYTLKDIVVDGVKKYTPAQILRFTGLTKGEDVDIPGQKISNAIKKLWDTQSFSEVEVYIQSIEGKTVVLKFYLEDLKDLGEVKFTGKGIGKSKNEKLAKDNNLKPGTKITENLISSLKTNIPKDYVKKGFADAKISIEDKVNAGDPNLVDWTINVEKGKRVKISHIEFEGNESVTDAKLRKKAFKETKQKRFGIGGILKSSKFIEEKYQEDKESLINYYNSLGYRDAQIVSDSVWRNKKNNYEINVKLSEGKKYYIGDITFTGNTVYSTEYLQRILGYKKGDIYDAVGFNKKVGEDGGKEDDSDIKSIYMNNGYLFSNVTPVEKSVSGDNINLEIRINEGEQATWNRVTWEGNTTTHDHVILRALRTKPGELFKKTEIKRTYFDLAGMSFFDPQQIGQDIQPNQQDNTVDIGWKLVEKGSSQVQLQAGYGGNSFIGTLGLTFNNFSLRNFLKFKDFRPVPQGDGQTLSITAQAGQYFQNYGVSFVEPWLFGTKPTALSVSLNNSRVNYSQVSGPDQRLNIFSATVGLNRLLKWPDDYFSLYTGIQFQKYNFSNYPFEFGDTTELYGNANNLSLNIGLSRNSAGIDPIFPTVGSNIELSGKFTPPYSLFSNKDYSTMAPTDKYKWMEFYKIKFKADVYNEVIGKLVLRSSAEMGFMDGYNKELGAPPFERFYVGGTGLFGGRFDGRELIPLRGYENASTYGGELDDITQRGGGTIYNRFTLELRYPISLNQTAKIYALTFAEGGNVWNSWSKYNPFQLKRSVGVGVRVYMGAFGLIGFDFAYGFDKTILGTEPSGTKTHFLMNQSL; from the coding sequence ATGAAGTTTAGACTATTACCCATCATTATGTTTGCCGCTTCTGCACATTTTTATGGACAGGTGACACCACAAGACAGCACACAGGTAAATACTACATCTGTTCTTGCGGAAAATCAAACAGGAACTTACACTCTGAAAGACATTGTTGTTGATGGGGTAAAAAAATATACACCGGCTCAGATCTTAAGGTTTACAGGTCTTACCAAAGGCGAAGATGTAGACATCCCCGGGCAAAAAATTAGTAACGCTATCAAAAAACTTTGGGATACACAATCTTTTTCGGAAGTGGAAGTGTACATTCAAAGTATTGAAGGTAAAACCGTTGTTTTAAAATTTTATCTTGAAGATTTAAAAGATCTTGGTGAAGTAAAATTTACAGGTAAAGGTATTGGTAAGTCTAAAAATGAAAAGTTAGCTAAAGATAATAATCTTAAACCAGGTACGAAGATTACTGAAAATCTTATTTCCAGCCTCAAAACAAATATTCCAAAGGATTATGTAAAAAAAGGTTTTGCAGATGCTAAAATCAGTATTGAAGACAAAGTAAATGCAGGTGATCCTAATCTGGTTGATTGGACGATCAATGTAGAGAAAGGCAAAAGAGTAAAAATCAGCCACATTGAGTTTGAAGGAAACGAGAGTGTAACTGATGCTAAACTTCGTAAAAAAGCTTTTAAAGAAACCAAACAGAAAAGATTTGGAATTGGTGGTATTTTAAAATCTTCAAAATTTATTGAAGAAAAATATCAGGAAGACAAAGAAAGTCTTATCAATTATTATAATTCTTTAGGATACAGAGACGCGCAGATTGTTTCGGATTCTGTATGGAGAAACAAAAAAAATAATTACGAAATAAACGTAAAACTGAGCGAAGGTAAAAAATATTACATCGGTGATATTACCTTTACAGGGAATACGGTTTATTCTACAGAATATCTTCAGAGAATCTTAGGATACAAAAAAGGAGATATTTATGATGCAGTAGGATTCAACAAAAAAGTAGGTGAAGACGGAGGTAAAGAAGACGATTCTGATATAAAATCGATATACATGAATAACGGATACCTTTTCTCAAACGTTACACCAGTAGAAAAATCGGTTTCGGGAGATAACATCAATTTAGAAATCAGAATAAACGAAGGTGAGCAGGCAACCTGGAATCGTGTAACTTGGGAAGGAAATACCACAACTCATGACCACGTTATTCTAAGAGCTCTAAGAACAAAGCCGGGAGAATTATTCAAGAAAACTGAAATCAAAAGAACTTATTTTGACTTAGCAGGTATGTCTTTCTTCGATCCGCAACAAATAGGACAAGATATTCAGCCAAATCAGCAAGATAATACAGTAGATATTGGTTGGAAATTGGTAGAAAAAGGTTCTTCTCAGGTTCAGTTGCAGGCAGGTTACGGTGGTAACAGCTTCATCGGAACTCTTGGATTGACGTTTAATAATTTCTCTTTAAGGAATTTCCTGAAATTTAAAGACTTCAGACCTGTTCCTCAAGGGGATGGACAAACTTTATCAATAACTGCACAAGCTGGGCAGTACTTCCAGAATTATGGTGTTTCATTTGTTGAGCCATGGTTATTTGGTACAAAACCAACTGCACTTTCTGTAAGTTTAAATAACTCGAGAGTAAATTACAGCCAGGTTTCTGGTCCGGATCAGAGATTGAATATTTTCTCTGCCACGGTTGGTTTAAACAGATTGTTAAAATGGCCAGATGATTATTTCTCATTATATACAGGAATTCAGTTTCAGAAATATAACTTTAGTAATTATCCTTTCGAATTTGGTGATACTACCGAATTATACGGAAATGCGAACAACTTAAGTTTAAATATCGGTTTAAGCAGAAACTCCGCAGGTATTGATCCAATATTCCCTACAGTAGGTTCAAATATTGAATTATCAGGGAAGTTTACGCCACCATATTCATTGTTTAGTAACAAAGATTATTCTACAATGGCTCCTACGGATAAATATAAGTGGATGGAATTTTATAAAATCAAATTCAAAGCTGATGTTTACAACGAAGTGATTGGTAAATTGGTTTTAAGATCATCTGCCGAAATGGGCTTTATGGATGGATACAACAAAGAGTTGGGTGCTCCGCCATTTGAAAGATTCTATGTAGGTGGTACAGGACTTTTCGGAGGTAGATTCGATGGTAGAGAATTGATTCCTTTGAGAGGTTATGAAAATGCTTCTACATACGGTGGAGAATTAGATGATATTACACAAAGAGGTGGAGGTACTATTTATAACAGATTTACGTTAGAACTAAGATATCCGATTTCATTAAACCAAACAGCCAAAATTTATGCTTTAACTTTTGCTGAAGGTGGTAACGTTTGGAACTCTTGGAGCAAGTACAATCCTTTTCAACTAAAAAGATCAGTTGGTGTGGGTGTGAGAGTTTACATGGGAGCATTTGGTTTAATTGGATTTGATTTTGCTTACGGTTTCGATAAAACTATCTTAGGAACAGAACCGTCAGGAACGAAGACCCACTTCTTAATGAACCAATCTTTATAA
- a CDS encoding OmpH family outer membrane protein has product MKNFKILFTTFALLLFSISNAQKIGIVDTNYILDMMPQYKEAEARLNSQIDTWEQELQTMQAEFDKKRSAFENEKVLLVGDQLKLREKEVMDLDKNIKTTTSLRFGKTGEISQLRANLVEPFQDQIWTAIKTMSEKNGLGIVFDKSNDVNVIFLQKRYDYTDKVLDILLKGTEGKEKKSNKK; this is encoded by the coding sequence ATGAAGAATTTTAAAATACTTTTCACCACTTTTGCACTTTTGCTTTTCAGTATTAGCAATGCCCAGAAAATTGGCATCGTAGACACCAATTATATTTTGGATATGATGCCTCAGTATAAAGAAGCAGAGGCAAGACTCAATTCTCAGATTGATACATGGGAACAAGAACTCCAAACCATGCAAGCTGAATTTGATAAGAAGAGATCAGCTTTTGAAAACGAAAAAGTTTTGTTGGTAGGAGATCAGCTGAAGTTGAGAGAAAAGGAAGTGATGGATTTAGATAAAAACATTAAAACCACTACAAGTTTAAGATTCGGAAAAACCGGTGAGATCAGCCAGCTGAGAGCAAATTTGGTAGAGCCATTTCAAGATCAGATTTGGACGGCTATAAAAACAATGTCGGAAAAAAACGGTCTGGGCATCGTTTTTGATAAAAGTAATGACGTCAATGTGATTTTCCTTCAAAAAAGATATGACTATACAGACAAAGTACTAGATATTTTACTCAAAGGAACCGAAGGAAAAGAAAAAAAATCAAATAAAAAATAG
- a CDS encoding OmpH family outer membrane protein, whose protein sequence is MKKLSVLFAAAMMVVSVGMAKAQKIATLDVAGILNAMPEKKKADTELTTFVNAKQAEIKKKAEAAQSKYALYQKEAPTKTEAENKVRGEEMQKLQEEMAQMEDKMRKDATAKQDLLFEPIEKKLMDIVTKVAKANGYDYIMDANSTGLVYKAGPDATAAVKKELGL, encoded by the coding sequence ATGAAAAAATTAAGTGTATTATTTGCAGCAGCGATGATGGTTGTATCTGTAGGTATGGCAAAAGCTCAAAAAATTGCTACTCTAGATGTCGCAGGTATTCTTAATGCAATGCCAGAAAAGAAGAAAGCTGATACAGAATTGACAACCTTTGTGAATGCAAAACAAGCCGAAATAAAGAAAAAAGCTGAAGCTGCACAAAGTAAGTATGCTCTTTATCAAAAAGAAGCTCCTACAAAAACAGAAGCTGAAAACAAAGTAAGAGGTGAGGAAATGCAAAAGTTGCAAGAAGAAATGGCTCAGATGGAAGACAAAATGAGAAAAGATGCTACTGCAAAGCAGGATCTACTTTTCGAACCTATCGAGAAAAAACTGATGGATATTGTGACTAAAGTTGCTAAAGCAAACGGTTATGATTATATCATGGATGCCAATTCTACAGGATTAGTTTACAAAGCTGGTCCGGATGCTACAGCAGCTGTGAAAAAAGAATTAGGTCTTTAA
- a CDS encoding acyl-CoA thioesterase yields MEKEVSTTVKIRFNDCDPIGHLNNVKYLDYMFNAREDHVEEYYGFTYEEYTKKTGCTWIAIQNEIAYLREVRYNTSVVISSKTIEIQDRTAKVEILMKSLDEKTVYAVLWVTVIYFNIKTRKSEVHPEDIKDTFHKFFVDLDQKDFQSRVKFLRSQNAKNS; encoded by the coding sequence ATGGAAAAAGAAGTATCAACAACGGTGAAAATAAGATTCAACGACTGCGATCCTATCGGACATTTAAATAATGTAAAATATTTAGATTATATGTTCAATGCCAGAGAAGATCATGTAGAAGAGTATTACGGTTTTACTTATGAAGAATACACCAAGAAAACCGGATGTACATGGATTGCTATTCAAAACGAAATCGCTTATCTGCGAGAAGTAAGATATAATACTTCGGTTGTTATCAGCAGCAAAACGATAGAAATTCAAGACCGAACCGCAAAGGTGGAAATCCTGATGAAGAGTCTCGACGAGAAAACTGTATATGCTGTTTTGTGGGTTACCGTTATTTATTTTAATATTAAAACCAGAAAATCTGAGGTTCATCCTGAAGACATAAAAGATACTTTTCACAAATTCTTTGTAGATTTAGACCAAAAAGATTTCCAGTCAAGAGTAAAATTTTTAAGATCACAGAACGCCAAAAATTCATAA
- the rfbD gene encoding dTDP-4-dehydrorhamnose reductase, with amino-acid sequence MKKIVVVGSNGQLGNCIRKIAPGFELDYEFIFTDSKSLDITNKDQIKEFFSEHQPEFCINASAYTAVDLAEQEKDKAFSVNAFGVENVAKACAEYKTIFIHVSTDYVFDGETNLDYSEDDFTSPIGVYGESKRAGEELALEANPQTIILRTSWLYSEFNKNFVKTMLHLFSVKEELGIVGDQFGQPTNANDLAEAIMQIIETQEKKFGIFHFSNYPETTWFEFAKKIADLSKSSVKLNSLTTEQYPTPAKRPKRSTMCLDKIEEVYKIDPKHWENSLEECVKILSK; translated from the coding sequence ATGAAAAAAATAGTAGTAGTAGGAAGCAACGGTCAGTTAGGAAACTGTATTAGAAAAATTGCGCCAGGTTTTGAATTAGATTATGAATTTATTTTCACAGATTCCAAATCTTTAGATATCACAAACAAAGATCAGATTAAAGAATTTTTTTCAGAACATCAACCTGAATTTTGCATCAATGCATCAGCATACACTGCGGTAGATCTTGCCGAGCAGGAAAAAGACAAAGCATTTTCTGTAAACGCTTTTGGTGTAGAAAATGTTGCAAAAGCCTGTGCAGAATACAAAACGATTTTTATACATGTTTCTACTGATTACGTTTTTGACGGGGAAACCAATCTAGATTATTCCGAAGACGATTTCACCAGTCCGATTGGTGTATATGGTGAATCAAAAAGAGCAGGCGAGGAATTAGCTTTGGAAGCAAACCCTCAAACTATAATTTTAAGAACATCCTGGTTATATTCAGAATTCAACAAAAATTTTGTAAAAACCATGCTGCATTTGTTTTCTGTGAAAGAAGAGCTCGGTATTGTAGGTGATCAGTTTGGTCAGCCTACCAATGCAAACGATTTGGCAGAAGCCATTATGCAGATTATTGAAACTCAAGAAAAGAAATTTGGGATTTTCCACTTTTCAAATTATCCGGAAACTACTTGGTTTGAATTTGCAAAGAAGATTGCAGATCTGTCTAAGTCTTCGGTGAAACTAAATTCTTTAACAACCGAGCAATATCCGACTCCGGCAAAAAGACCAAAAAGAAGCACAATGTGTTTAGACAAAATTGAAGAAGTCTATAAAATAGATCCTAAACATTGGGAAAATAGCTTGGAAGAATGTGTAAAAATTTTATCCAAATAA